A window of the Chionomys nivalis chromosome 25, mChiNiv1.1, whole genome shotgun sequence genome harbors these coding sequences:
- the LOC130866338 gene encoding olfactory receptor 6C6-like, with the protein MKNQSMEIVFILLGLTNEPSLQILIFLFLFFNYILSLMGNLVIILLTLLDAHLKTPMYFFLRNFSFLEMAFTSVCIPRFLKSILTGDKTILYSGCAAQLFFFFLLGATEFYLLAAMSYDRYVAICRPLHYPIIMNSKVCHLLVISSWVTGFLVIFPPLLLGLKLDFCASKTVDHFLCDTSVLQLSCTDTRLIELMAFALAVMTLIITLILVILSYTLIIKTILKFPSAQQRRKAFSTCSSHMVVVSITYGSCIFMYMKTSAKERVTLNKGVAVLNTSVAPLLNPFIYTLRNQQVKDAFKQVLHRLFSFQNHEKRFRRK; encoded by the coding sequence ATGAAGAACCAATCCATGGAAATAGTGTTTATATTGCTGGGACTGACCAACGAACCTTCGCTGCAAATTctgattttcctgtttctgtttttcaattaCATCTTGAGCCTGATGGGGAACTTAGTGATCATCCTCCTCACCCTGCTGGATGCCCACCTCAAGACTCCAATGTACTTCTTCCTCCGGAATTTCTCCTTCCTAGAAATGGCATTCACCTCAGTGTGCATCCCTAGGTTCCTGAAGAGCATTCTCACAGGAGATAAAACGATTTTGTACAGTGGATGTGCAGCTCAATTATTCTTCTTTTTCCTACTAGGGGCCACAGAGTTCTACCTCCTGGCAGCCAtgtcctatgaccgctatgtcGCCATCTGCAGACCACTGCATTACCCCATCATCATGAACAGTAAAGTGTGTCACCTGCTGGTCATTAGCTCCTGGGTGACTGGGTTCTTGGTCATCTTCCCCCCTTTGCTCTTGGGACTCAAACTGGATTTCTGTGCTTCCAAAACTGTTGATCACTTCCTGTGTGACACCTCTGTCCTGCAGCTATCTTGCACAGACACACGTTTAATAGAGTTAATGGCTTTTGCATTAGCTGTGATGACCCTCATCATCACCTTGATCTTAGTGATCCTCTCCTACACACTCATCATCAAAACCATCCTAAAGTTCCCGTCAGCTCAACAACGGAGAAAGGCCTTTTCCACCTGCTCCTCACACATGGTTGTTGTCTCCATTACTTATGGCAGCTGTATCTTCATGTACATGAAAACATCAGCCAAGGAGAGGGTGACTTTAAACAAAGGTGTGGCTGTGCTCAACACTTCTGTGGCCCCTTTGCTAAACCCATTCATTTACACCCTAAGGAACCAGCAGGTGAAGGATGCTTTCAAACAGGTCCTTCACAGattgttttcatttcaaaacCATGAGAAAAGATTTAGACGTAAATAA
- the LOC130866301 gene encoding olfactory receptor 6C6-like: MKNHSVEIVFILLGLTNDPQLQILIFLLLFFNYILSLMGNLVIILLTLLDPHLKTPMYFFLRNFSFLEMAFTSACIPRFLMSILTGDKTISYNACAAQLFFFFLLLITEFYLLAAMSYDRYVAICRPLHYPIIMNSKVCHLLVISSWVIGFLSIFPPLMLGLKLEFCASKLIDHFLCDTSPVLQLSCTDTHFIEWMAFVIAVMTLVITLILVILSYTLIIKTILKFPSAQQRRKAFSTCSSHMVVVSITYGSCIFMYMKTSAKERVTLNKGVAVLNTSVAPLLNPFIYTLRNQQVKDAFKQVLHRLCSKNSELRIRHK; the protein is encoded by the coding sequence ATGAAGAACCATTCGGTAGAGATAGTGTTTATTTTGCTGGGGCTGACCAATGACCCTCAGCTACAAattctgattttcctgcttctgtttttCAATTACATCTTGAGCCTGATGGGGAACTTAGTGATCATCCTCCTCACCCTGCTGGATCCCCACCTCAAGACTCCAATGTACTTCTTCCTCCGGAATTTCTCCTTCCTAGAAATGGCATTCACGTCTGCCTGTATTCCTAGATTCTTGATGAGCATTCTCACCGGTGACAAAACAATTTCCTACAATGCTTGTGCAGCTCAAttattcttcttctttctgctACTAATCACAGAGTTCTACCTCCTGGCAGCCAtgtcctatgaccgctatgtcGCCATCTGCAGACCACTGCATTACCCCATCATCATGAACAGCAAAGTGTGTCACCTGCTGGTCATTAGCTCCTGGGTGATTGGGTTCTTATCCATCTTCCCCCCTTTGATGTTGGGACTCAAACTGGAATTCTGTGCTTCCAAATTGATAGACCACTTCCTATGTGACACTTCTCCTGTCCTCCAGCTGtcttgcacagacacacactttaTAGAATGGATGGCTTTTGTCATAGCTGTGATGACACTTGTCATCACCTTGATCTTAGTGATCCTCTCCTACACACTCATCATCAAAACCATCCTAAAGTTCCCATCAGCTCAACAACGGAGAAAGGCCTTTTCCACCTGCTCCTCACACATGGTTGTTGTCTCCATTACTTATGGCAGCTGTATCTTCATGTACATGAAAACATCAGCCAAGGAGAGGGTGACTTTAAACAAAGGTGTGGCTGTGCTCAACACTTCTGTGGCCCCTTTGCTAAACCCATTCATTTACACCCTAAGGAACCAACAGGTGAAGGATGCTTTCAAACAGGTCCTTCACAGATTGTGTTCTAAAAACAGTGAATTAAGAATTAGGCATAAATAG
- the LOC130866341 gene encoding olfactory receptor 6C6-like, protein MKNQSVEIVFILLGLTNDPQLQILIFLFLFFNYILSLMGNLVIILLTLLDPRLKTPMYFFLRNFSFLEMAFTSSCIPRFLMSILTGDKTISYGACLTQFFFFFLLLITEFYLLASMSYDRYVAICRPLHYPIIMNSKVCHLLVISSWVTGFLSIFPPLMLGLKLDFCASKLIDHFLCDTSPVLQLSCTDTRFIEWMAFVIAVMTLVITLILVILSYTLIIKTILKFPSAQQRRKAFSTCSSHMVVVSITYGSCIFMYMKTSAKERVTLNKGVSVLNTSVAPLLNPFIYTLRNQQVKDAFKQVLHRLCSSQNSELRIRQK, encoded by the coding sequence ATGAAGAACCAGTCGGTAGAGATAGTGTTCATTTTGCTGGGGCTGACCAATGACCCTCAGCTACAAATTctgattttcctgtttctgtttttcaattaCATCTTGAGCCTGATGGGGAACTTAGTGATCATCCTCCTCACCCTGCTGGATCCCCGCCTCAAGACTCCAATGTACTTCTTCCTCCGGAATTTCTCCTTCCTAGAAATGGCATTCACATCTTCCTGCATTCCACGGTTCTTGATGAGCATTCTCACCGGTGACAAAACAATTTCTTATGGAGCTTGTCTAAcccaattcttcttcttctttctgctaCTAATCACAGAGTTCTATCTCCTGGCATCCAtgtcctatgaccgctatgtcGCCATCTGCAGACCACTGCATTACCCCATCATCATGAACAGCAAAGTGTGTCACCTGCTGGTCATCAGTTCCTGGGTGACTGGGTTCTTATCCATCTTCCCCCCTTTGATGTTGGGACTCAAACTGGATTTCTGTGCTTCCAAATTGATAGACCACTTCCTATGTGACACTTCTCCTGTCCTGCAGCTGTCTTGCACAGACACACGCTTTATAGAATGGATGGCTTTTGTCATAGCTGTGATGACACTTGTCATCACCTTGATCTTAGTGATCCTCTCCTACACACTCATCATCAAAACCATCCTAAAGTTCCCGTCAGCTCAACAACGGAGAAAGGCCTTTTCCACCTGCTCCTCACACATGGTTGTTGTCTCCATTACTTATGGCAGCTGTATCTTCATGTACATGAAAACATCAGCCAAGGAGAGAGTGACTTTAAACAAAGGTGTGTCTGTGCTCAACACTTCTGTGGCCCCTTTGCTAAACCCATTCATTTACACCCTAAGGAACCAGCAGGTGAAGGATGCTTTCAAACAGGTCCTTCACAGATTGTGTTCTTCTCAAAACAGTGAATTAAGAATTAGGCAAAAATAG